From Pararhodobacter zhoushanensis, the proteins below share one genomic window:
- a CDS encoding dienelactone hydrolase family protein has protein sequence MGEFITLPTEDNVPLRAYRAEPEGTPRGGVVVLQEIFGVNHQIQSTADRFAALGYLAIAPAVQDRAMPGFFTDDYSPEQFTKARSFIGSFKLDQALLDVKAAVAEAAKAGKVGVTGYCFGGMLTWRAAHAGMGLSAASGYYGGGVMNYIDAAPQIPIEMHYGDRDAGIPLEQVEQLRARYPQLPIYVYDADHGFYNDERKPTFDAPAATVAFARTAEFFARHLA, from the coding sequence ATGGGCGAGTTCATCACGCTGCCAACCGAGGATAACGTCCCGCTGCGCGCCTACCGGGCCGAGCCCGAGGGCACGCCGCGCGGCGGCGTCGTGGTGCTGCAAGAGATCTTCGGCGTCAATCACCAGATCCAGAGCACCGCTGACCGCTTTGCCGCCCTTGGCTATCTGGCCATCGCGCCCGCCGTTCAGGACCGGGCGATGCCGGGCTTTTTCACCGATGACTACTCGCCCGAGCAGTTCACCAAAGCCCGCAGTTTCATCGGCAGCTTCAAACTGGATCAGGCGCTGCTGGATGTGAAAGCGGCGGTGGCCGAAGCGGCCAAAGCAGGCAAGGTCGGCGTTACCGGCTATTGTTTCGGCGGCATGCTGACCTGGCGCGCGGCGCATGCCGGGATGGGGCTGTCGGCGGCCTCGGGCTATTACGGCGGCGGGGTGATGAACTATATCGACGCCGCCCCGCAGATCCCGATCGAGATGCATTACGGCGACCGTGACGCGGGCATTCCGCTGGAGCAGGTCGAACAGTTGCGCGCCCGTTATCCGCAGTTGCCGATCTACGTCTATGACGCCGATCACGGCTTTTACAACGACGAGCGCAAGCCGACCTTCGACGCCCCGGCGGCGACTGTCGCCTTCGCCCGTACCGCCGAATTCTTCGCCCGGCACCTCGCCTGA
- a CDS encoding nucleoside hydrolase, translated as MKVIIDTDPGLDDAVAILFALGAPGFDVQAITSVAGNIGITRTTDNALRLLAVCGANVPVVRGAEGPLAGEGLSEEAIHGADGLGGVALPAPLAKAVPDAVSFMVAHLMNEPSGSVTILALAPLTNLALLARDHPAAFARLGGIIAMGGTVHEPGNAGPYAEFNLAADALAADIVLGAGVPLTLIPLDVTRQFRATPAHLADLRAAGTPAATTAAALIEAYFTGSTRESRPLHDPCVMLLALAPQIFGTDPMRLRVDTGDHPGRLVPDNARPAINVAMRIDAEAARETLWAGLCRPVSR; from the coding sequence ATGAAGGTCATCATCGACACCGACCCCGGTCTGGATGACGCCGTGGCGATCCTGTTCGCACTGGGCGCTCCGGGCTTTGACGTGCAGGCGATCACCAGCGTCGCGGGCAACATCGGCATCACGCGCACCACCGACAACGCGCTGCGGCTGTTGGCGGTATGCGGCGCAAATGTGCCGGTGGTGCGGGGGGCCGAGGGACCACTGGCCGGTGAAGGCCTGAGCGAAGAGGCGATCCACGGCGCCGACGGGCTGGGCGGCGTGGCCTTGCCCGCCCCGCTGGCCAAGGCGGTGCCGGATGCTGTGAGCTTCATGGTCGCGCACCTGATGAACGAACCCTCGGGCAGCGTGACGATCCTCGCCCTTGCGCCGCTCACCAACCTTGCGCTGCTGGCGCGCGACCACCCGGCGGCCTTCGCCCGGCTGGGTGGCATCATCGCCATGGGCGGCACGGTCCATGAGCCGGGCAACGCTGGCCCCTACGCCGAGTTCAACCTCGCCGCTGATGCGCTGGCCGCCGATATCGTGCTGGGCGCGGGCGTGCCGCTGACGCTGATCCCGCTCGACGTCACCCGCCAATTCCGCGCCACGCCCGCCCATCTGGCCGACTTGCGCGCCGCCGGAACGCCTGCGGCCACCACCGCCGCCGCACTGATCGAGGCGTATTTCACCGGCTCGACCCGTGAATCCCGCCCGCTGCACGACCCCTGCGTGATGCTGCTGGCCTTGGCACCGCAGATCTTCGGCACCGACCCGATGCGCCTGCGCGTCGACACCGGCGACCATCCGGGCCGTCTGGTCCCCGACAACGCCCGCCCCGCCATCAACGTGGCGATGCGGATCGACGCCGAGGCCGCGCGGGAAACCCTGTGGGCGGGGCTGTGCCGTCCGGTCAGTCGGTAA
- a CDS encoding phosphoribosyltransferase, whose product MTLAPHDFWQQIFALGSYATGPGTVHSHHYPATLPDGRQILLPIRVLPGDGTQAVASLIVNQASFVVHDALVEGMAALWADAKADVVIGVPTLGLTLATSLARRFGHARMVALGTSRKFWYDEALSEPLKSITTPGGGKDIYLDPRMLPLLQGRRVLLVDDVVSSGSSLAAVLRLLDKAGIAPVGVAVAMEQGTKWRQAVPGPERVKGVFATPILRAVDGGFVSDAA is encoded by the coding sequence ATGACGCTCGCTCCGCACGACTTCTGGCAGCAGATCTTTGCGCTGGGCAGCTATGCCACCGGCCCCGGCACTGTCCACAGCCACCACTATCCAGCCACCCTGCCCGATGGTCGCCAGATCCTGCTGCCGATCCGGGTGCTGCCGGGGGATGGCACGCAGGCGGTGGCCTCGCTGATCGTCAATCAGGCCTCGTTTGTTGTGCATGACGCGCTGGTCGAGGGGATGGCGGCACTGTGGGCCGACGCAAAGGCCGACGTGGTGATCGGTGTTCCGACTTTGGGCCTGACGCTCGCCACATCGCTGGCGCGGCGGTTTGGCCATGCGCGGATGGTGGCTTTGGGCACGTCGCGCAAATTCTGGTACGACGAGGCCCTCAGCGAGCCCCTGAAATCGATCACCACCCCCGGCGGTGGCAAGGACATCTATCTGGACCCGCGCATGCTGCCCCTGCTGCAAGGCCGCCGGGTGCTGCTGGTGGATGATGTTGTCAGTTCCGGTAGTTCTCTGGCCGCCGTGTTGAGGCTGCTGGACAAGGCCGGGATCGCGCCGGTCGGCGTTGCCGTCGCGATGGAACAAGGCACGAAGTGGCGGCAGGCGGTGCCGGGGCCTGAGCGGGTCAAGGGAGTCTTCGCAACGCCGATCCTGCGGGCGGTGGACGGCGGGTTCGTGAGCGACGCGGCCTGA
- a CDS encoding M20 aminoacylase family protein, with protein MANSLTDWQDMTATLPDDEQAMLVALRHDLHAHPELGFEETRTAALVAEKLAEAGIEVHRGLGETGVVGTLRRGNGHGRIALRADMDALAMPEHTGLPYASQNPGRMHACGHDGHTVMLLGAARQLARDGGFNGTVHFIFQPAEEGRGGAQRMVADGFFEQFPVDRVYGLHNMPGLDPDEMAVVEGPQLASSDRWEVVFTGTGTHGAKPHLGRDAITAAGAFLTAVHTIVARVVDPLAPAVVSACALSAGDFSALNVIPDTARVGGTARAYAPDVRDQLEAELNRIAQGIAATYGITARFDYRRGVPPVINDPDATARALKAAQRALPKVRRAFPPSTAGDDFAVFSQQVPGCYVWLGNGPAVDGALHHNTRYDFNDAAIASGVAFWTELVRSELTD; from the coding sequence ATGGCAAACTCACTGACCGATTGGCAAGACATGACCGCGACCCTTCCCGATGATGAACAGGCGATGCTGGTCGCCCTGCGCCACGATCTGCACGCCCATCCCGAACTGGGGTTCGAGGAAACCCGCACCGCCGCCCTCGTCGCCGAGAAGCTGGCCGAGGCGGGGATCGAGGTGCATCGCGGGCTGGGCGAGACCGGCGTGGTCGGCACGCTGCGGCGGGGTAACGGGCACGGGCGCATCGCGCTCAGGGCCGACATGGACGCGCTGGCGATGCCCGAACACACGGGCCTGCCCTATGCCAGCCAGAACCCCGGCCGGATGCACGCCTGCGGCCATGACGGGCACACGGTGATGCTGCTGGGCGCGGCGCGGCAACTGGCGCGGGACGGGGGTTTCAACGGCACGGTGCATTTCATCTTTCAGCCTGCCGAAGAGGGGCGCGGCGGGGCGCAGCGCATGGTTGCGGACGGGTTTTTCGAGCAGTTCCCCGTGGATCGCGTCTATGGGCTGCACAACATGCCCGGTCTTGACCCTGACGAGATGGCCGTGGTCGAGGGGCCGCAACTGGCATCCTCGGACCGCTGGGAGGTGGTGTTCACCGGCACCGGCACGCATGGTGCCAAGCCGCATCTGGGGCGTGACGCGATCACGGCGGCGGGGGCGTTTCTGACGGCGGTCCATACCATCGTCGCGCGGGTGGTCGATCCGCTGGCACCCGCCGTGGTCAGCGCCTGCGCGCTGTCGGCAGGGGATTTCTCGGCCCTCAACGTGATCCCCGACACGGCGCGGGTGGGTGGCACGGCGCGGGCCTATGCCCCCGATGTGCGCGACCAGCTTGAGGCGGAACTGAACCGCATCGCCCAAGGCATTGCGGCGACCTATGGCATCACGGCGCGCTTTGACTACCGGCGCGGCGTGCCGCCGGTGATCAACGATCCCGACGCCACCGCCCGCGCGCTGAAGGCCGCGCAGCGCGCGCTGCCCAAGGTGCGCCGCGCCTTTCCGCCCTCGACGGCTGGCGATGATTTCGCCGTTTTCTCGCAGCAGGTGCCGGGGTGTTATGTCTGGCTGGGCAATGGCCCGGCCGTGGACGGCGCGCTGCATCACAACACGCGCTATGACTTCAATGACGCGGCGATTGCCTCGGGCGTGGCGTTCTGGACCGAACTGGTGCGTTCTGAGCTTACCGACTGA